Genomic segment of Oceanimonas sp. GK1:
GAGGCACTGGTGGTTTCGGCCCTGGGCGGCGCCATCGGCGTGGTGCTGGGGCTGGCCGCCGCCGCCCTGGTGGGCCGCTTCGAGATCCCCGTGTATTTTTCCCTGTCGCCGGTGCTGCTCGCCTTCGGCTGCGCCTTTGTCACCGGCCTGGTGTTCGGCTGGTTGCCGGCGCGCAAGGCCGCCCGGCTCGACCCCGTTATCGCCCTGGCTTCGGAGTAACCATGACCGCTTTATCCCCCCGCACCCTGTCCCTGCTGGTGCTGCTGGCCCTGACCGGCTGCGCTCTGCCCGGCGGCGAGCCGCCCCTGGCGGAGCAATGGCGCAACCCGGCCGACGGCCATGCCGAGCTGGATCGCCAGTGGTGGCAGGGCTTTGGCTCCCCCGAGCTGAACGCCCTGATCGAACGGGCCCTGGCCGGGGCGCCGGAGTTGCGCATCGCCGCCGAACGCATTGCCCAGGCCGAGGCCCAGCTCGCCGCCAGCGGCGCCTCGCTGTTTCCCAGCCTCAACGCCAGCGGCGACGCCAGCCGCAGCTGGTCCGATGCGAGCGTCGGCGAGCGCAGCAGCCTGGGGCTCAGCCTGGGCTACGAGCTGGATCTGTGGGGCAAGAACCGGGCCGCCCGGCTGGCCGCCGACGCCAATCTCAGGGCCAGCCGTTATGACTACGAGAGCGCCCGCCTCGGCCTGACCAGCGCGGTGGCCACCACCTGGTTCCAGTGGCTGGCCAGCCGGGAGCGGCTTGGCATCGGCGAGGCCAACCTGCGCCTGGCGGAAGACAACCTGGCGATCGTCGAGGCCAAATACCGCCACGGCGCCAGCGCCCTGAGCGAGGTGCACCGCCAGCGCAGCGCCGTGCTCAGCCAGCGGGCCAGCCTGGGGCCCCTGCGCGAGCAGGCCAGCCAGGCCCGCTCCGCCCTGGCGGTGCTGCTGGGTGAGTCGCCCCAGCAGTTCGAGCTGGCCGACGCCGGCCTGATGCAATTGCAACTGCCGGCCGTGGCGGCCGGGCTGCCCGCCGAGCTGCTCGCCCGCCGCCCCGATCTGGCCAGTGCCGAGGCGGCGCTGCTGGCGGCGGACGCCAACCTGGCCGCGGCCCGCGCCGCCCTACTGCCCGGCGTCAGCCTCACCGGCAGCGGCGGCCTGGCCTCCGATGCCCTGCTGTCGCTGGCGGATCCCAGCCGCAGCCTGAGCCTGGGTGCGTCCCTCAGCCAGGTGCTGTTCGACGGCGGCCGGCTGCGCGCCCAGGTGCGGCTGAACGAGGCCCGCCGCCGGGAGCTGGCCGAAAGTTACCGCCAGGCGGCGCTCACCGCCCTGAAGGAAGTGGAGGATGCCCTCGGCAACCAGGCGTTGTACCGGGAGCAGGAAAGCCAGCAGCGGGCCATCGTTGCCGAGGCGCGGGAAACCCTGCGCCTGACCGAACTGCGCTACCGGGAAGGGGCCGAGGAACTGCTGGCGCTGATCGACGCCCAGCGCACCCTGTTCAGCGCCGAAGACCAGCTGGCCAGCCTGCGCCAGAGCCGGCTGGACGCCGCTCTCGGCCTGTACAAGGCCCTCGGCGGCGGCTGGCGGGCCGGCTAGCAGCCGGCCAGGGCCAGCTCCAGCCCGCGCCATACCGCCTCGTGCTGGCAGTGGGCGATATTGAT
This window contains:
- a CDS encoding efflux transporter outer membrane subunit — translated: MTALSPRTLSLLVLLALTGCALPGGEPPLAEQWRNPADGHAELDRQWWQGFGSPELNALIERALAGAPELRIAAERIAQAEAQLAASGASLFPSLNASGDASRSWSDASVGERSSLGLSLGYELDLWGKNRAARLAADANLRASRYDYESARLGLTSAVATTWFQWLASRERLGIGEANLRLAEDNLAIVEAKYRHGASALSEVHRQRSAVLSQRASLGPLREQASQARSALAVLLGESPQQFELADAGLMQLQLPAVAAGLPAELLARRPDLASAEAALLAADANLAAARAALLPGVSLTGSGGLASDALLSLADPSRSLSLGASLSQVLFDGGRLRAQVRLNEARRRELAESYRQAALTALKEVEDALGNQALYREQESQQRAIVAEARETLRLTELRYREGAEELLALIDAQRTLFSAEDQLASLRQSRLDAALGLYKALGGGWRAG